Genomic segment of Thermoleophilaceae bacterium:
GAGCACGGCCACCGCCGCGAGCAACGCGGCCACCGCCAGGGAACGGACCGGATGGCGCCTCAGCGTGCGCATCTATCTCGCTAAGACGCACCCTCTCCGGCGTTTCTTCCCTACAACCCCTGACCCGGCAGGAGGTGGTTCGTAAAGCTCCCGGTGGCCACGGCCTTCTTGAGGATCCCGTTCTGGTGCATCCAGGTGGCGAATGCGCCCCATTGGGCGGGATCCTGCCAGCCGAACGGCTTGCCAGGTGGCGGTAGGAAGGTCGGCAGCGTGACCCGTACGGAGGCGCGTTGCAGCTTCGGGTCGAGGTCCGGGTTGGCCTTGAGCAGCGCGTCCACAGCGGCCGCCTGGTTGTGCTTCAGGAACCGGACCCCGCGCGCCAGCGCGCCAAGGAAACGGCGGATCGTCTGGCCGTTCTGGTCGAGCCCGTCGGCGTTCGCCACGAACACGAGCTCGTTGTAGTTCGGCACCCCCACCTGCTCGAGCCGCAGCACGTGCGGGTGCTTGTTCGCAAGGCGCAGCTGCACCGCCTCGTAGTTCCAGTAGCCCCCGAGGATCGCGTCCACCTTGTGCGACACGAGCGCCGGCACCAGGTTGAAGCCCACGTTGCGCTCCTTCACCGACGACGGGTTCACATGCGCGTGCTGAAGGATCGTCTTGAGGTACGCGGACTGGTAATCGATCCCGGCCGTGCCCACGGTCTTCCCGGCGAGCTGTGACGGCTGCGTGATCGCGGGCTTGTCGAGCGAGATGATCGACGTGAGCGGCTTCTGCACGAGCGCGCCCACCGAGATCACGCTGAGCCCGTCGTCACGCGCGCGCAGGAGCTCCGGCTCGTACGAGATGGCGAGGTCCGCGCGGCCCGCCGCCACCTCCTTGATCGGCACCGACGGGTCGTTTGGCGTGCGGATCTTCAGGTCGAGCCCCGCCTGCTTGAAGTAGCCCTGCGACTGCGCCGCGTAGATCGCTGCGTGGTCCGCGTTGGGGAAGTAGTCGAGCATCAGCTCGAACGGCACGAGCCCGCTCGGCTCCGTCTGCTCCTTCTTCGTCCCGCAGCCCGTGACGAGTAGCGCTGCGGCGAGCGCGATGGCGGCGATTGCGAGCAACAGGGGTCGGCGGTTCATACGTGGTCTTCTCCTTGGTTCCAGGGCACGGCCACGCGCTCGGCGAGCGTGACGAGCACGAACAGAGCGACGGCCATGAGAGTGAGGATCACGACGCCCGCGTATACCCGCGGCGTCTGAAGCTGGTTGTTTCCGAGCAGCACGAGGCGCCCGAGCCCGCGGTCCGCCCCGGCCCATTCGCCGAACACGGCACCGATGACGGACACGGTGGCCGCGATGCGCAGGCCGCTGAAGAAGAACGGCAGCGACGACGGCAGCTCCACCCGCACGAGCGTGCCGAGGCGCGAGGAGCCGAGCGTGCGCATGAGCTTGAGGAGCTCCGGGTCCACCGAGCGCAGGCCGTCGAGCATGTTCACCGTGAGCGGGAAGAAGCAGATCAGCGCGACGATCGCGAGCTTCGGCCCGATGCCGTAGTCGAACGCCAGCACAAACAGCGGTGCGAGCACCACGATCGGGATCGCCTGGGAGGCCACGAGCAGCGGGTAGGCCGCGTCGCGCAGCGGGCGGAACATGTGCATGAGCACGGCGCTGCCCACGCCGGCCACGACCGCGATGGCGAGGCCCAGCGCCACCTCCTCGAGCGTCACCCACATGTTCGAGAAGAGCAGTGCGTGATCGACCTTCAGCGAGTGCCAGGTCTCTACGGGCGAGGCGAGGGTGAGGTTGTCCACGCCTGGGAGCGAGGCCACCGCCTGCCAGATGCCGACGAACGCGCAGAGCAGCAGCGCGGCCGGGAGGTAGCGCCTGAGGATCATTGTCCGAGCGCCTCCAGCGCGTGCTCCTTGAGCTCCGTGAAGGCGGGGGAGGTGACGGTCTCGCGCCGCTTCCGCGGCCGCTTGAACGGCACCTTCAGCTCGTCCACGATCCGCCCCGGCCGCGGCGACATCACCGCCACGCGGTCTGCCAGGAACAGCGCCTCCTCCACGTCGTGGGTGACCAGCACCACGGTGCGCGGCTCGCTCGCCAGCGCCTCCGCGAGCCACTCCTGCATCGACGCCCGCGTGATCGAGTCGAGCGCCGCGAACGGCTCGTCGAGCAGCAGCACGGGCCGGCCGGCGAGCAGCGTGCGCAGGAACGCCACGCGCTGCCGCATGCCGCCGGAGAGCTCCCGCGGGTACGAGCGCTCGAACTCCGCGAGGCCAAAGCGCTCGAACAGCGGCGCCGCCGCCCGCCGCGCGGCCGCGCGTCCCACGCCCTTGCATTCGAGCGCGAGCGCCGCGTTGCCGAGCCCATCGCGCCACGGAAGCAGCAGGTCGCGCTGGGGCATGAACGCGCACGTGCCGAGGCCGCCGCCGCGGATCTCACCTGCGTCGGGTGCCTGCAATCCGGCAAAGAGCTCGAGCAGCGTCGACTTGCCGCAGCCCGACGGACCGACCACCGCCACGACCTCGCCGGAGCGCACGTCGAGTTCCACGCCCTCCAGCGCGGTGACCGTCTTTCGCCGCGAGCGGTAGGCGCGGCCCACACCGCTTGCCGCCACCGCCGTCTGTCCCAAAGAGAGAGGCTCCTGTGCGGGAGCCTCGATCCTCGTCTGCATTGCTCCCTCCGCGGGCATTACCCCACAGGTTCGAAGGGTCAGCGCCAGGAGACATCTGTCAGAGGCGCTATCTCAGCCCGCCTACCCGCGAGCCCCCCTGTTGACGCACGCAAGTCTACCGCTCGGCCGCGTTTGACCTGCTCGTCATGCCACTGACATGGCCCCCTGGACAAAAGGACGACCCACACATACGTTGATCGTGCTGGCCCTTTGAGCGGTGGAGATCTGTTTATCGATCCACCGCCGGGATCGAAACCGGGACGAAATCGGCGCCACCCGCGCTCGCTCGCCCCTGCGATCGAGGGGGCGGCTGGGAGGGCGTACGGCGGGCCCTCGATCCGCCGTGAAAGGACCTTTGTCGCATGAAGAAGAGCATTTTCGTGCTGGCGGCGGTGATCCTCGTGGTCGCCGGCGGCTCGGCCGAGGCAGCACACCTGATCACGTCCTCGGACATCAAGGACGGCACGAT
This window contains:
- a CDS encoding ABC transporter substrate-binding protein codes for the protein MNRRPLLLAIAAIALAAALLVTGCGTKKEQTEPSGLVPFELMLDYFPNADHAAIYAAQSQGYFKQAGLDLKIRTPNDPSVPIKEVAAGRADLAISYEPELLRARDDGLSVISVGALVQKPLTSIISLDKPAITQPSQLAGKTVGTAGIDYQSAYLKTILQHAHVNPSSVKERNVGFNLVPALVSHKVDAILGGYWNYEAVQLRLANKHPHVLRLEQVGVPNYNELVFVANADGLDQNGQTIRRFLGALARGVRFLKHNQAAAVDALLKANPDLDPKLQRASVRVTLPTFLPPPGKPFGWQDPAQWGAFATWMHQNGILKKAVATGSFTNHLLPGQGL
- a CDS encoding ABC transporter permease, with the protein product MILRRYLPAALLLCAFVGIWQAVASLPGVDNLTLASPVETWHSLKVDHALLFSNMWVTLEEVALGLAIAVVAGVGSAVLMHMFRPLRDAAYPLLVASQAIPIVVLAPLFVLAFDYGIGPKLAIVALICFFPLTVNMLDGLRSVDPELLKLMRTLGSSRLGTLVRVELPSSLPFFFSGLRIAATVSVIGAVFGEWAGADRGLGRLVLLGNNQLQTPRVYAGVVILTLMAVALFVLVTLAERVAVPWNQGEDHV
- a CDS encoding ABC transporter ATP-binding protein yields the protein MGQTAVAASGVGRAYRSRRKTVTALEGVELDVRSGEVVAVVGPSGCGKSTLLELFAGLQAPDAGEIRGGGLGTCAFMPQRDLLLPWRDGLGNAALALECKGVGRAAARRAAAPLFERFGLAEFERSYPRELSGGMRQRVAFLRTLLAGRPVLLLDEPFAALDSITRASMQEWLAEALASEPRTVVLVTHDVEEALFLADRVAVMSPRPGRIVDELKVPFKRPRKRRETVTSPAFTELKEHALEALGQ